In Rhipicephalus sanguineus isolate Rsan-2018 chromosome 1, BIME_Rsan_1.4, whole genome shotgun sequence, the DNA window CGGTGGAAATGTCGGTCTTGCTAACGGAGGCGGCGTGCTCGGCGGCGGTTACGGAGGCGATCCACTAAAAGCAGCAGGTGGTGGCGGCAATGGTGGACTTGATTATGGTGGTGAGCGCGGAGGTTTAGTAGGAGCGTACGGAGGCCAAGGTGCGAAAGGTGGAGCTAGTGGTTACGATGGACAAGGTGGATATAATGGTGGAAATGGAGGATTCGGACAAGGGTACGGAAGCCAAGCACCAAAGACTGGTGAAAGTGGCATCTACGGTAGTACTGCCGGATATGCTGGTGGAGGTGGAAATCTTGGGGGCAGCTACGGCGGACCTGGTGGTCATGCAGGAGCAGGTGGAGGTGGAGCAAGCCTTGGTGGTGGCTATGGTGGTCCTGGCGGATACGCGGGAGGAAGTGGAGGAGGCGGAGGAGGCCTTGGCGGCGGCTATGGTGGTTCTAATGGATATGCCGGGGGAGGTGAAGGAGGCGGTGGTCTTGGCGGCGGCTACGGTGGTTCTGACGGATATGCTGGAGGAGGTGGAGGAGGCGGAGGTCTTGGTGGGGGCTACGGCGGTCCTAGTGCCTATGCCGGAGGAGGAGGCGGAGGTGGAGGTCTTGGTGGTGGCTACGGTGGTCCTAGTGGATacggcggaggaggaggaggagctgcAGGCGGCGGCGGAGGTCTTGGTGGTGGCTACGGTGGCTCTGACGGATATGCCGGAGGCagtggaggaggagaaggaggaggcgGATATGCCAGAGCTGGCGCATATGCCAGGGAAGGAGGAGGCGAAGGTCTTGGTGGTGGATATGGTGGTCAAGGTGTAGGAGGAGGTGGCGGCGACCGAGGATCTGCTGTGCTATCCTACGAATATGGAGGACTTGGAGGTGGTTACGTTCCGAGTGCTGGTGCGAATGGAAAAGGTGTTGCATTTGGGGGATCTGGCGGTGGTGGAGGAAGCAAGGGACAGGGGAGTAGTGGCCGAAAAGGCCGAAGCTTTGGCAACTCAGGAAAGAATGGTGGAAAAGGAGACAAGAATCAGAACGAACCTAAAGATGATGTAAGCGGTGACGTTACTGGGCTAACTGAAGAACAGTTAAAGCTCAGGCAAGCGCAAATAATACGCCTAGCCCGATTTACAGCCTTACAAGCGACTGCGAGGATGTCTCAGGAACTTGGACGAGGCGTTGTTTTCCTGCCAGCTGTCACAGCAGGCCAAGGACACATTGGCTCGGGTTCTGTGGGTCTTAGTAGTGCCGGAGGTATTATCACGGGACCTGGTCTCACCGGTGTCGGAGATCTCGGTGCAGGCGCAAGCCTTGGCGCTCCGGGCTTGGGCCTCGGCACCGAGGGAGCTGCTGTGAGTGAAGGTGTCGGCTATGGTGGTGGAGCAACGGGCGTCGTCGCTGCGGTCCCTGTTCCTGTATCTGTGGCTGTAGAAAAGGGAGAATTCGCCAGGGAGGAGACCTTGCAGGACCCGTACCACTATTACAAGTTTATGGACAGCATGCCCACATCAAAGCAAGTCAACTACCCAGTGTTCAAGCTGCATCACACCTACGGACCTGACGTATCGGTCAGCCATTCGGTGAATCATCTCGGCAATGGTTTTGTGTATGGCCATCCCCAGAACAATGTGCAAGGTTTCGGTGTTGGTGTAGGCATTAGGATTCCAGTTTTGGGACTGGGTGTAGAGTACTCAAAAAAGATCAAGCGGCTTCATCACTAACAAACACTCTAGGTAGGTTCCATGAACTCCTTGTACATGACATCGTCCTAAACTCATTTCGCATCAAAATAAAACGCATTCGCAGACTTATTAAATCTGTCTCATACGCAATGAAAACTCCATGTTCATGCTCGAAAAGATTGCCAACATTCATTTCTCTTTAGAATAACGCATCCACAAGTTACATCCCTGCAAGTCATCATTATCTGCTCAGTGAAGCACCCTGGAAAAGCTCAACATAGATTCTCGAATTTTTTGTGTGCTACTTTCAATAATACAAGTGCAGTAGATGGAGCTGAACCAACGACTGGCGCTTCTTATTGATGCTGCTGCAACTGTCTCTAGAACACCGGGGGATCCGGAAGCCTAAGTGTGTTATTCTTGATCAATATGGTGACACCAGACATGTGTCTAAAAAAAGTACGGACAGCAGCGGGGGCGCAATAGTGGAATGTCCACTTTCAGTGTATGAAGTACAATGTAGGAAGTCTGCAGGGCCGACCTGCAGACCACCATTTTTACTAATGGGAAATGAATACACCAACCGTGCGCTCACTGATTTAtcggtactcatctcgaaagatGGCCCCACCTTAACCCACAACAGCATtcgtgaaatagtcgagcatccgccgctgctgtggacGGTAGTGAATTGCTGCCGCCGGTATCTTCAAGCtcggtgctcggcagaacgaattTCATAGTCGCCTGAAAGGACACCAACCCTGTGGGAAATTAACGGCATGGGACCACCAGGCATAAAATTTAGGCTACCTCATTTTTTtacttgtgtgtgtgtattgctcCCATGGTCAAGACAAATCCGCTTGTAGAAACGTTAGCGGCAGCGACATTCCCTATTCAAGAAATTGTCACCAATTTAATTACACATAAACAAGTCACATAAACGATTACACACATTACACATACACAATTACACATAATTCTTTGTCGGCTCCACTTGACAGACATTTATGAAGCACATAGATCATCATTCGACCAAGGACTTCATGCAGGTTCGGTTGAAATCTTCATCCGCCAGCCTACTAATTACTGCCTAGGAGCACACCATGGATGTTCAGAGATTTACGTAGTGCCTTGGCGCATGAAAGTGGCGAAATAGAACAGGCAAAACAAGTCGGCATGCTTTTGCGGCATTTTGTGCTGCATTAGTATGCTGCATAGGCTTTCCTTATTTGGCGCGGGGTGTGCTGCGCTACGTGTTGATCCATTCAAAGTGATACCTTCGCAGTTCCCTAAGATAAAACGTGCAACAAAAACTTAGAAGACGCTTAACCTTCGCATTAAAGAGTGGAAAGCCATAGCGTATATAGCGGGGtcctgttcgcatcgcctcctCGCTCGCTTGCAATGCTTAGctttgccgcaaggaaaggaacgtttgtgcccactacgcgtccgtccGCAAGGCAGTACGCGAAGCTATTACTTTgcacaccttgttgatgctggagctgatgatggtgatgattaaATCTggctgaacgctttgtaatgggtgggaattTAAATCACCCGCGCCTTGCGCAATTCCCATAGTCtgacacctggtgcgattctgcACGTCTAGAACGCAATGTTATATATGTTAGCGAGACCCCTCGCACTACGTCACGCCCGTATAAGGTTTTTCCCGAAGCAATGTCAAGCACTGGCGCATCTCAATGGGGAACACCTGGCAGCTAGGGAGAATGCCTGGGTTTAACAGCGGAGTTGCACTAAGTCGAGGCTGCGCCGTCTGCATGTCTGTCGGCTgttacgcaggtcacgtgaccagaggggaagTGAACAAAGAAATAATCGAAACGAAATGAAGAAGATGCTCGAAATTATGATCATGACAACGCTCAAGTTAAGGCAAAGGCATAAACCTAGTGGTACTCTAACtctttgtgcgacagcgggacacatacgtcccacttctCCGT includes these proteins:
- the LOC119381553 gene encoding uncharacterized PE-PGRS family protein PE_PGRS54, with the protein product MSTTMRQLVPGIVLAIICSCVSAGNIHGGLPDVPQGLDGMGGMGMPFGAMGGAAGPGPMGEMGPHGGAYDGAVPGGPPGDIPPGVLDKGGYGEPEPGPAGGYGGFDAPGGPGGPGQGLGPDVGMEQSGPGHAGPGGIGGLDGAASHEGPIGFGGLGGHGGLGFLGGLGGAGGFNGLGGLGGYRGNIGQGGAIGGHGGPGGEHGGFAGHGQLGQGGYGGNGLHGLEGMGGMGGFGNIEKQGMSFGAGGTSGGLDGYGGRNEVNGLDFRGGGNGGPAGGDGGYGSIDTKGGVTGGQRDGGQGGAYDGQEYKAGGGSGYGGNVGLANGGGVLGGGYGGDPLKAAGGGGNGGLDYGGERGGLVGAYGGQGAKGGASGYDGQGGYNGGNGGFGQGYGSQAPKTGESGIYGSTAGYAGGGGNLGGSYGGPGGHAGAGGGGASLGGGYGGPGGYAGGSGGGGGGLGGGYGGSNGYAGGGGGGGGLGGGYGGPSGYGGGGGGAAGGGGGLGGGYGGSDGYAGGSGGGEGGGGYARAGAYAREGGGEGLGGGYGGQGVGGGGGDRGSAVLSYEYGGLGGGYVPSAGANGKGVAFGGSGGGGGSKGQGSSGRKGRSFGNSGKNGGKGDKNQNEPKDDVSGDVTGLTEEQLKLRQAQIIRLARFTALQATARMSQELGRGVVFLPAVTAGQGHIGSGSVGLSSAGGIITGPGLTGVGDLGAGASLGAPGLGLGTEGAAVSEGVGYGGGATGVVAAVPVPVSVAVEKGEFAREETLQDPYHYYKFMDSMPTSKQVNYPVFKLHHTYGPDVSVSHSVNHLGNGFVYGHPQNNVQGFGVGVGIRIPVLGLGVEYSKKIKRLHH